Within the Gemmatimonadaceae bacterium genome, the region GAGCGATCGTCAGGTTTTCGGTCGCCTCGGCTGTAGTCGATACATGCAAGCGCAACGAAGCAAACGCACAGGCCAGCCTTCCAACGGACGGATGCGATGCGGCGCATGAAGATCATGGCTTCCTCTTAGGGGCAGGCCGTCCCTCGTCGTCAAGCCATAAATCCTTCGCGAACCAGATTGGATCCGCGTGATACGGACCGCTGAGACCCCGTACCCGCCGATGCGCGACGTGAGTCGAGATTTTGGGGTAAAGGAACATTGCCGGAAGGTCCGCGTGAAACACCACACTCATTCGTGCATAGATCGCATCCAGCGCGTCCGGGTCAGCGATTTGCCGCGAGGAGTCCAGCAGCTGGATCATTTCAGCGTTGTGGTACCCGAGCGGGGATTTCTCACCGAAGAGTGCAGCGTCACGAGCGGGTGAACCGTTACTCATGTAGATCGCGGCGTCGAACTTGCCTGCGAGCAGGCGCTCGTTGACGAGAGTCGGGTCAAGTGGCTGAATGTCCATCAATACGCCGATCCGCCGAAGTTGGTCCTGGATGAACACAGCCGACTTCGACGGCTCTCCAAGCCAGGCACCATTCGGCACGATTAGCCCGAAGCGGAACGGGCGCCCATTCCGTTCGAGGGGCCCCCCGGCCGATCGGGAACGCCACCCATCAGCGCGCAACAGCGCGGCAGCGCCAGCGGAATCATACGGGACAGCCGGCATCAGCTCCCCGCGCTCGAACTGGCGCGCCGTGAACAGCCCGTCCGTAAGCGGGATGTCGGCGGGGAGGTCCAGAACCTGGTGCAGCACTTTTCGGTCAATGGCCATCGTCAGTGCCCGGCGTACGGCAACATCGCGGAACAGCGGGTTGCCCTCGTTCCAGAAGAGTTGCACGCGAGCGTACGGAATCCATTGGTAGTAAACACGGAAGCGCGAGTCGCCTTTCAGCTTCGGAACCATTGACTGCGCGATGTCATGCACGGCATCCACTTGCCCCGACAGCAGATCAGCGACGGACGGCGGACCGAATTTGAGAACAACCCGGTCAATCTTCGGTTTGTCTCCGAAAAACAGTGGATTCGCCTCGACTTCGAGAAGCGTGGCCGAAACGTGGCGCACGTATCGAAATGGACCACTGCCCACCGGATGAGACCAGAAGTCCCAGTTGAAGTAACTCTTTGGATCGAGCGTCTCGAGCTTGTGCTTCGGATAAAACACATCCCACCCGTTGAGCGGCTCTGCGCTCGGTCGACTGTAAAACACGCGGTAAGTGAGACTATCGATCACTACGAGTGAATCGATCCCGGCACCCCCGGGATGCGCGACGTCGGGACGCCGCCACAGGTCCACGTCAAACTTGATGTCGTGCGCGGTGAGAGGCTGCCCGTCATCCCAACGCACGCCGCTCCGAAGGTGGATTGTCCACTCGCGGTAGTCAGGCGAATGCTCCCACCGTTCCGCGAGTGCCGGCCGTGGCTGTCCACCGTGTAGCGGGCCCTCCTCGGCAACGAGCGGCGAGAACAGCATGAAACGGTTCACGTCGCCCCAGCAGCGCTCGCAACCGTCGTAGAGAATCGTCAGTGTCGATTTACGAGCGGCAGTTGAACGGCTTTCGCTCTGGCACGCCCATGCGCCGGCAGCGAGCGTGGCTAGAAGCAATGCGGTGAGGGTTCCGTTCCTGACGCCACGGAGTTGCCCGTCAGCCCTCCGGGACAACG harbors:
- a CDS encoding ABC transporter substrate-binding protein; this translates as MSRRADGQLRGVRNGTLTALLLATLAAGAWACQSESRSTAARKSTLTILYDGCERCWGDVNRFMLFSPLVAEEGPLHGGQPRPALAERWEHSPDYREWTIHLRSGVRWDDGQPLTAHDIKFDVDLWRRPDVAHPGGAGIDSLVVIDSLTYRVFYSRPSAEPLNGWDVFYPKHKLETLDPKSYFNWDFWSHPVGSGPFRYVRHVSATLLEVEANPLFFGDKPKIDRVVLKFGPPSVADLLSGQVDAVHDIAQSMVPKLKGDSRFRVYYQWIPYARVQLFWNEGNPLFRDVAVRRALTMAIDRKVLHQVLDLPADIPLTDGLFTARQFERGELMPAVPYDSAGAAALLRADGWRSRSAGGPLERNGRPFRFGLIVPNGAWLGEPSKSAVFIQDQLRRIGVLMDIQPLDPTLVNERLLAGKFDAAIYMSNGSPARDAALFGEKSPLGYHNAEMIQLLDSSRQIADPDALDAIYARMSVVFHADLPAMFLYPKISTHVAHRRVRGLSGPYHADPIWFAKDLWLDDEGRPAPKRKP